From Abyssisolibacter fermentans, one genomic window encodes:
- a CDS encoding phage tail protein, whose protein sequence is MNQMLGEIKLLPYYDIPEGWLRCSGQALHKNKYPKLYMLIGTKFGKEGDLQFKLPDLIETAPKGLTYCIATEGKLPKIHS, encoded by the coding sequence ATGAATCAAATGTTAGGGGAGATAAAACTCTTACCCTATTATGATATACCTGAGGGTTGGCTTAGGTGCAGTGGGCAAGCATTGCATAAAAATAAATATCCTAAACTTTATATGCTGATTGGTACTAAATTTGGAAAGGAAGGAGACCTCCAATTTAAATTACCGGATTTAATAGAAACTGCACCCAAAGGTCTGACCTATTGCATTGCCACGGAAGGTAAGCTACCTAAAATTCACTCTTAA